GATTGGTGAAGTTGATGATAAGTTGCTCGTGTGAAGAACCAATATGAACTTTTGATGTATGGGGTTGTTGACTGAATTTTTAATGTTGTTGGGTGGGCTAGACCTAGTAGAATTTTTGTTGTCATGTTGAGGTTGCGTTAGtcgagtcgtttgggagaaaacgggatTTTCGCTTGAAAAGTCGCTGTCTAAACGTTTTtgcaaataagtgattatgtaaGGTTCTGGAAatcgatttttgggtggttgaaactttaatttttctggagattatgatagagctaagtgtcaggagcgtgtaggcgaaaacgacatcgaaaacgggttaacagTTTGgattttatgcgcgaaaacatGAAAATTGGAATCAAGATTAATCATGTTATCATACTTCTATCATAACATTAATCATTAATCATGTTATCATACTTCTATTATAACACATCAAGCATATTCATTCCttaaatcatcatcaaaattcatcacttaacaacatcaatcaatatAAGAATTATTCACCTTATTCCTCATTTAGGATAATTAACTCAACAAATACAATTCAATACTTCAAAGTTACAACAATGAAATTATTGTCACCAAAAAGATCACCCAATCACATTCATATAATTCACCCTTCATCATTTCACTAAAATAAACATCACCATTTGAAATCACCAAGTGTGCAAGTATAAGAAAACATAATCAAGTACGCAATTCACCAAGTTCACCAATGCACATCAAACACCGAGTATAAAAGCAATTAGGAATCATACCAAAACATGTTATGCACCTAGACACGACTGTtatatgcatgcggtaccgaCACTAACAACGTCTATACCGTCACCCCATCATGCCAACAGAACATCATATCACCATTGAATACAAAGTATTCAAATCACACCACTGAATATAAATATCCTAAATCACCCCAACATGACTATAAATTCATGGACTTCAAGTAAGAACTCGACAATGCACAACTCACCAACATAGACATTAACATGATAATCACCACCAATTATGTTATTCaccaacaattgcattatcagaTACATGCGAGCTATACAATAAAAAAGTCATCAAccaatcatcatttcatcatcaccgtaatcaacatcaaaacatAAATATGTTTATCACCAATCATTCATCAAATAATCTTCACCAAAAACAAACACCTTTCATACATGCAAGCCCCACAACTATCATACTCAAATTGCATATaagaattcaacaacataattcaatacATGCAATCACCACATCCAAATATCAACATTAAgcatgtataaattcatcatcaacaatcgACATTTAGCATATTAACATCAGCAACTTCGACAACATTACCACTATCAAACTATCATTGAAAGacaacattttaaaagaaaGTCGACATTTAAAGAATTTAACCAAAACTAAGCAAACATATACCATTGCCTCAACAAAATACATACACTACTCACATATGTTCATAATAGCTTAGGAATATGAGTATCCTAGGCCAATTCCAAGAAATCACAAAATTACGCTAAGTTCGTATCATTTTACAAAAACGatctttttgacatttttcaaaacaagACATCTCATTCAAGTATTTAAACTTACAACTAGATTCTAATCGATCATATAATCATGAACATaggccacttacaaactatcaAGTCTTAGTTCAAAGTTTCACCCAAGTTCATTTGAGAAAATCCTAAGTTCGTATAGTTTGGTGAAAATTCTCATTTTCCGGTTAACTCTAGAGAAACAAGGAAACCAACTCATTTGCCTCCACTATGCATATACAATAATCACATTTGTGTGCAGTTGTATGTACATGTGTGTCTCATCGTCCAATTGTGATTTAAAACGCCAATTCGACAATTTTTGGCTCAAAGCAAAGTTAACTCAACATAAATAAAAGCCAtttcattataaaaaagaaacCAAGTTAAATCCCATGAATCTTATCCAAAACATTTTTACCAATCAAAACAATACTATACAACCTTAGTCTTACACTTTTCATTTGAGAAATCGAGTTTTCGGAAATTTCATGTTCttgaactattttcaaaaagttTTGATACGATTTACTAAACCAAGTTCAATCTAATTCAATTGATGTTACAAAAGGTTTAGAAAGCTCAAATACATTTAATTACATCAAAAGAATCAGTTTGGGACCATCCGGATCGGCCCCGGATGCCTGAAACCACAAAACAAGAAATGCTGTCAGACAGCCATTCGCTTCAAGTTGGTATATATTagtataaaatattatgttatttggtgaagaaatatatatgttatttggtgtagaaatatatttgttatagagatatatttgttatagaaatatatttgttatagagatatatttgttatttgttatagaaatatatatatatattagaatagaatattgagacttggagggcagatttggaaataagagaaaataagtaggttaaggatttatataaaagggtagagttagaattagaaaatagggattacgtgaaactgcttttgggagaaaagggagaaagtgagaagtcaagagaaaagaagagtcagagaagagaaagcggtagaatCTTGTAGAGTCTGATCatctaatctaaggtaagggtgggactaactttctctaattttaagttgtataattctgaaattaagtttagcatgttgtaggtagtagttatgggaatttgagaattaggttttgaagttgtaattggttgttaatagagtagaaaatctgttaaatttgtgtagaattgatgtttAGATCATGTgttatttttagtgcaatgttttatatggttttgagtgctttaacatgtatagaaatggttagacaagtttttggatcaaatttgggcatagggaagttaaaattgggattttggggtgaaaagtgggtttttcccgagttaaCTACAAGAAAAACTGCATTTTGCGACTTTTAAAATGGCTGATTGCGACTGTTAGAAGGGTCGCAAATGTACAATTGCGACTGTTCCGCAACAGTCGCGGATGTTGGGGTCGCAAGTGTCTTTTGCGACCCTTCATAGAACAGCCGCACCAACTGCCGCAAAAGGCACTGCGACAGTTGCTAACAGCCGCAAATGAGGAGATTCACATGGTATTCAAGGGACTTGCAACAGTTCACAACTGTCGCAAAtgtctaatttaaaatttataatttaatatccTGTGACTGTTTGAACAATCgcaaatgtataattttttttttaaaaaagtcacaaaaatttattcatttttgaaattgatatgccctgatttaaatttttttctctaGAATTTGAAGGCAATCTCAAAATATATTACTAAAGActtaaaatgcaaaatatacatAATTCAAGAGTAAGAAGTTTGATCCATACATCAACTTAACTAAAACAAAAGATATATAATACCAAGTTTAAacattcaaaaaacaaaacactagTGACTGAACATTCAAAACAGCTGTAGCAAAATTAGAAGTTCCCTAGTGATGTTGCTTCAATGATCCTCCAGGCGGTGGCTAGACTCAGATGAATGTCTACCATCTCTTGTTTCTAAATTTGTTggctgaaaagaagaagaagaaagaaaaaaaagacagTGATTAGTAAATTGAAACGCAAAATattgaaactgaaaaaaaaaaaaaaaaaacaccagagATATCAAATATATCGATAAATGGCACAATATTCGAGTACTTGTATTTCTCAAAAAAAGCACTAGAGTTGTCAAGATACAAGTAAAAACACAACATTCAGTAATGACAAAAATGAGTCAGTCATAGCAGTTATACAAAGACAAGTCTAAGGAATCTTGCAGATATcaacttctaattttttttttaaaagagaagaTGTTTTTGCAATAGTTTGGTAAAAGTTACCTCTTTGTCTCTTGAATTTTGCACTTGCATTAAAAAAGCAACTTGCGCCTTCAAGAAATCAACTTGTGAAGCCTTCTCCTTAAGAGAATCAATCTCAGCTTGcattttcaacattttctcATTAGACTCAATGGAAGATGAGGCTAATCTAGTAGAGGGACTAGAGATTCGAGATGGAGTTATCCCAAGCCCCATAGAACGGACATATCCAGCATGTTCCTTTTCAAACACTTTGAAAAATGCTTCATTCTCACATTGAGTGTTTTGCATTTCAACTTGCAATAGTTCCTGCATATACAACAGTTCATGAAACAACTAACTAAAACAGAACATCAACAAACTTTGATAGTGATAATGTCAAGcatttcataaattaaacaaaacataaacttTCAACGTTATGACCACTTTAGGCAATAATACAGTGATAATGTCAAACATTTCATTTTAGGCGAGCTATGAGGTATTATGACCTCTTTTTCAATTGTGCAGAAAAGAAATTGTCACTTACAGCTTTTTGACTTGCATATTCATTGACAAATTTTCCCTTGGCATCTTTATGCGAAACAACATACATATCTCCCCTGCTATATTCTCGACCATATCTCAATTCCTACAAGTAAGCACATATAATAATTACTTGTTCATTTCCAAACAATCTTATAATGTACGTCCAGATGGGATCACTGATTGCAGAGTATTGCATACACAAAAAAGCAACATATCAAAGATAAACTCATCTTTGAGTGAACCGTACCAACTCATCTTTTCTGATCGCAAGCGAGTCAGTTCCTAAGGTATGaggagtttttttcttttttcgatttcttgcatttttttgtGCAATCGCCTGCATTAAttgaaacaataatttttatacaCGCATCAGttaaaagcttaaaaaaaaaaaacaaatgaaaccataatttacaaaaacaGCCTAGTGATTTGGGTGAATAAAACTTGGACGATTTTTTAGATTCTCCTATAATATGAGTTCCCATTTGTAATGTTTATTAAACAATCGAGACTTTCCATCCTTCCATTTCTTTCCAAGGCTAGAGATAACATATTTTTCATGGTCTCcatcatcaccaacaacaaaCTTTGACttacaacataaacataaaaaagcAAATTGTTAGTTAAcacaaaaaacaagaaaaatcatatatattctCGGCTCACCAAAGACTAAAGTAGCCGATCTAGAAAACAATAGAGGATTGACCAAGGGACACAAAACTAAAAAACCTGCACCAAAAAACCCAGCTATTTATCCCCCAATACAAAACTGCACCTGCTACATCTAATGACAAAAACACGCCCCACCCTTCTGCCCGGACCTATCAGCAACTGCTCAACCAAGAGCTAAAGCCAAACACTATTCGAACTAATCAAAATTCAAGGTCTAATTTAAAGCTTTTCTAGATGATAATCaacttttcttttatctttcgTGATATatctataataatataattttctaaCATATCCACATAGATTTCACAGCCTTGTCGAATTGGGTACATTACTACTTTTTCTATCTTCAGGAATAGACTTGAAATATCAGCCCCCAAttagaaaccaaaataaaacttaacaTAAAATGTCACATCTCATGCCACAAGTAAAAACCATTGCACCACTAACACAACGCCACTCTTTAAAATTACATATCAGCACACTTTGAGAATACTCCTTATTATTCTATATTTCATACCACACtttcttaaattaattttccataaaaatttatttcagGCATATGCATGTGAGAAAAGTCTAAatcaaatgcaatatgcatgtaaACAGAGATAAATAGGAACTGAATATTACCAAAAAGATAGGAACTGAATATTCCGAAGCAGCTTCAAAACTCGTTGGTAAGAATCTCAAAGACAATAATTGAGCAAGAAAAGTACATTAAATGTTCCTGCAACAGTGAATAACCGAGTGAATTCAGTTAAACAAGCCATCACACCCAACAAGCCTCATGGAAATCACTTTCCTTTGAACAATCTCACCAACTAATGCTCACACAACACATTCAGAAAAAAGAAATCAGTTgtcaaaaatcataaacaacagCCACAATCATTGTAGTTGCATCCTACAACTGATGAAATtttgaacaaccaattaaaggatcaaattatctcttttttCACGCACTAAAATTACTAATACATATAgcaattaaaaatacatttcaAATCATTCACCAtagaaacaaaatcaaaccaTATCACAGATCAACTTAGTGGATGCTACTCCCTGTCCTTGTTTTTTCTGTTTGTCCTAAGGAATAGGCAACCCATAAACATAATATAGTTGATTCTAGTGGCCggtagaaagagaaagagagatgcTTAGTTGAAAGAAGCAgttgaacaaatatttcaattgaCTTATGTATGctgcataaataaattgatttattaaaaatattctcTGTATTTATCTTTGAAATATGAAGTTCAGGCACAAAACATGCTAAGTGATGAAATATTATCATCACATCAGACCCTTAACAAATCTACATATCAATTCTCCCAATTCCACCATCAACTATTAATGGTATCATACACAGTAGCTCAGTCAAACACAATGATATGCACTCATAAAGAATTCAGTTAACAGAGATTGGGAGGAATACATATGCAactgcattttttttaacaaattgagatttacaattattcaatattatttttgttatgatttattttttactagaaCAGTAACTCTCTAAGTTACTAAACATTAAAAGATTAAtagaattcaaagagaattggGTATAAAGTATAAACATATCATACACTAAGTTAAAGTATAAAGTTAAACATGAATATGAATCTTACAACACATGACTTTCACGAAAAACTAAAGTTGTAGTTAGTTAGCTTGCTGCAAAGTCgaatttcctttttaagtggCAGTAAATATAAGCCACATGCTCAAATTTTTATGGCTTACTTACCAAATAACACATTCCCCTCTACTGTCGTAACTATAAGCCAACATATGAGTACTATGATCTTCATGTTTGAAACTTTAAACTCTAAACACAACATATGAGTACTGATTcacttaaataaaacaaaagaatacaTCAATGAAGTGTGATCATTTTTGATGACCAATAACTATGTTAAagtttttgaaacaaaaaactcTGTCCACAACATACAAGTACTAATTCagtcaaataaaacaaaagaacacaacaatgaagataaaaaaacataaactagagaagaagaaaaaacgaaatgggtttaaaaatcaaaaaatcattttgaccTAAAATAATAATGGCTTAAACGCACTTTTTACCCCTTAAGTTTACAAaggttgcaattttggccccctattaaaaaaaatggcaaaagtgaccccttATGTTTATCCCCTTTTGCAAAAcctcaattttgactcggtcaacgcatATGTAGCACCTCACTTGAGTGAGTTGGATCACCACCTTCAATTTTCAGTATTCCAAATCTGTGAGTTTTGAAGGAGGATgagtcaatttttatttgattcagaTTTTGTGGGTCAGATTagaaagagaatgaaaaagATTTTGTGGgttaatattccaaaaatgaaggatgatgatgggatgaatgatgatgatgaatctgGAGAGAGGATGAGTGTTGGTGATGAAGGATAAGGATgtgtgttgattttgattttgattttaatttcgaAGGAGGATGGGTCAGTTCTGATTTGATtcataatgtttttaattttatttttttatttgttttaattaatttatgaaaagagAATAAGTAGTTGTTGGGTTTGATGGATTGCTGGGTAAAAAAAGTTGATGAATGAGGAGATTGGTGAATAAAGATAAGAGAGAAAGAATGGTGGGAGCTTCTCGCCCCTTCctattcttttctatttttttaatttttttaattcataatatatacatgtggaattttctttatttttttattcaaaaaataaacagCTGTCAGTTCTTTAAATTATGTGGCGTGCCATGCAGGAttgactaggtcaaaattgaGGTTTTGCAGAGGGGGCTAAACATgaggggtcacttttgccattttttttaatagggggccaaaattgcaacttttgcaaacttagggGGCAAAAAGTGCGTTTTAGCCAATAATAAACTatctaaaaaacaataaaatcttaACTTGATATGTAACATTATGCCTTCAATAAGCTTATAGATGTAGTATTTGATATGAAATGAATCCAAAACAGGAAAAAATAGTGGGTGGTGGTAAAAtctaatttcaaacaaaaaaatcaggCGCCCAAATTTTTAAGTGGCAGTAAATATAAGCCAAATTcttcaaaaagtaaaaaataaaaacaaaatttatccaaaaatTCTTTAAACACGATTCAGGAGAACAAAGAGTGAGCGAGAACCTTTTGAGCACCGATTCAGTGAGTGAGTGAGAAGATTCTGAGATTGGGTGAGCTAAGTTCCGTTTGAGTTCCGATTCGACCGTTTGAGTGAGTGAATCCAAAACACGATTGAGTGAGCAACGATTGAGTGAATCCTAAACACGATTGAGTGAATCCAAAACACGATTCAGTCCTTGTGATTGTTGGGGTTTTGGGGGTTAGGTTTTGTGAATCTCATGTTAGGTTTTGTGAATCTGTCATTCTGAGATTGAGAGAGCAACGATTGGGAGTGAGCAACGATTGGAAGTGAGCAACGATTGGGAAAGATTTGGGAGAATCTGTCGTTAGATTTGTgggaatgttttttttttttaagaaagatttagGGGTTTTGGGAAAGTGAGAAAGGGGGGAATGAAATTTTGGTTAAGCGGGGAATGAAAATTATAACGCGCCTTCTAATTAATTATCAAATAAAACTCGCAACGGTTCATCAAACAGCCTCAACAACTGTTGGAAAAATGCATTTTGAGGCGGTTCTAAGTTAAGGGTCGCAGATGAAGTGTTGCAAAATGCAGTTTTTCTTGTAGTATacgttgctctctgacagcaggtcctgtttcatgttcttgcgtctttttcacatgtttctgttttgaattggccttggGTGTAAatatgaaagttgtagataattgagttagctttccagtggctttggtttgtcgtgaaaatgatttttggttcttgagatatgatgaaaatactcca
Above is a genomic segment from Medicago truncatula cultivar Jemalong A17 chromosome 5, MtrunA17r5.0-ANR, whole genome shotgun sequence containing:
- the LOC120580726 gene encoding uncharacterized protein; the encoded protein is MQAIAQKNARNRKKKKTPHTLGTDSLAIRKDELELRYGREYSRGDMYVVSHKDAKGKFVNEYASQKAELLQVEMQNTQCENEAFFKVFEKEHAGYVRSMGLGITPSRISSPSTRLASSSIESNEKMLKMQAEIDSLKEKASQVDFLKAQVAFLMQVQNSRDKEPTNLETRDGRHSSESSHRLEDH